The Natronorubrum tibetense GA33 region GGATGGGATTCAACGGCCAGGGGATGGAACGCGTGAAATCACGACTCGAGACCGACGGGACGCCCGGCTTCCCGCTCGGCGTGAACATCGGCAAGATGAACTCCTCGAACGAACGGGAGGCGATCGAGGACTACCGGCGCGTCTTCGATCGGCTCTCGCCCTTTGCCGACTACGTCGTCGTCAACGTCTCCTGTCCGAACACGCCCGACGAGTTCGACGAGGCCTCGCCTGACCACCTACGAGAGATCTTCGAGACGCTCGAGGCCGAAAACGACGCGGACGTCCCGATGCTAGTCAAGATCGGCCCCGACGAACCCGAGGAGTCGGTACTCGACCTCGTCGACATCATCCAGGAGTTCGATCTCGACGGAATCGTCGCGACAAATACCTCCACGAGCCGCGAGGGGCTCGAGTCACCGAACCGAGAGGAGTGGGGCGGCCTCAGTGGCAATCCGCTCCAGGACCGGTCGACGGACGTGATTCGAACGATCGCCGAGTACACGGACGGCAATCTCCCGATCGTTGGCGTCGGCGGCGTCGACTCGCCTGGTAGCGCCTACGAGAAGATTCTGGCCGGTGCCTCGCTCGTCCAGCTGTACACCGGATTCGTCTACGAGGGACCAGCCACGGCAAAACGGATCAATCAAGGATTGGTACAGCTACTCGAGCGGGACGGGTTCGCGTCAGTCGAGGACGCCGTGGGTGCGGGCCTCGATTGAGAGCTGCAAGTACGGATCTCGATTACGAATTGCGTCTGCGTTGCGACATCGATCAGTCCGCGGGTTCGGGGTCGTCGATCGCATCGCCGAGCCCGTGCATCTCTGCGGGACCAACGGTCTCGTTGATGCGTTTCTCGCGAATTTCACGGCTCCCGGACTCCCCCTTCTGGGATTCGACTACGGGTTCCGCGTCGCCGTCGGTTACGGAGAGGTAGACCGACCGGAGTTGTTCCGTCCTATCCACCTCACGGGACTCGTCCGCCTCGGATTCGAAATTTGTCATCGTTTGTGATACTCATTGATCCCAGTTGATCGTCAACTAATATAAATTCATCGCCACATTCAGTTGATGAGAATCGCCACGGCGAACGAGATCGAATAGCTGTCCGATCAGAAAAATCGAGTAAGTGGGAGCGAAGTCGTAGTTCTCAGTCGACGTCGACACGCGTTCCGTAACCCGATTCGCCGACCACGTCGCCATCCTCGTAGACGACCTCGCCGCGGACGACCGTCGACACCACGTTTCCGGTGAACGACTCACCCACGAACGGCGTGACGCAGTTCTTCGAGTGGAGTTCGTCGCTCTCCTCGAGCGACCACTCTCGGTCGGGATCGACGACCGTGAAGTCGGCGTCCGTACCCACCTGCAGCGAGCCCTTCTGGGGGTACATGCCCCAGATCTGGGCCGGTCGGGTCGAATGGCGGCGGACCCACTCCTCGAGCGTGAGTCGGCCCTGGTCCACGAAGGAAAGCATCACCGGGACTTCGGTCTCGAGACCAACAAACCCTGAAATGGCCTCCCAGGTGTTGCCGAACGGGTCGTCAACTTTCTTCTCTTCGGGGGTGTGGGGAGCATGATCGGTCGCGATACAGTCGATCGCACCGTCGTCGATCCCGACCTCCCAGAGCTTCTCGCGCTCCTCCGCGTTCCGAATGGGGGGCTGGATCCGCGCCGGATTCCCCTTCTCACGCATGACCTCCTCGGTGAACCAGAGGTAATGAGGTGTCGTCTCGGCAGTCACGTCCACGCCGCGATCTTTCCCGCGGGCGACGGCCTCGGCGGCCGATCCCGAGGAGACGTGGTACATGTGGATTTTCGCGCCGGTCTCCTCGGCGAAGGTGATCATCCGTTCGACGGCCTCGCGCTCGGCGATCACGGGGCGGGAGTGGGAGTGATCGATCGGATCGTTCCGCCCTTCGGCCTGGAACTGCTCCGTGTAGTGATCGATGATCTCCCCGTTTTCCTCGTGGAATCCGAGACGTTTGCCCGTCTCCCGAATCTTCTCCATCGCCTCGAGGATCTCTCCGTCGTTCGGCGGCGGGACATCCCCCACCGTCGATCCGAGGAAGATCTTGTAGCCGAGCGCGCCGGCCTCGTCAATAGCCGGGATCAAGTCGAGGTTCTCGCTCGTGACGACGACGTAGCTTTGAAAGTCGACGTGAGCCGACGCCTCACCGCGCTCGAATTTTAACTCGAGATGCTCGGGACGGTCGATGACGGGATCAGTGTTCGGCATCCCGACGACGGTCGTCACGCCACCGGCCGCGGCCGCTCGCGTCGCAGACTCCCAGTCTTCCTTGTACTCGAGGCCGGGTTCGCGGTTATGAATGTGGCAATCGACGATTCCCGGCACGAGGACGTTTCCGTCGCCGTCGACGATGCGATCCGCGTCGGGCAGGCGGTCGCTCCGACCGACGGCGACGATCTCACCGTCCTCGACGGCGACACCCGAGTTCGGCGTCCGCCCGGCGGGCGTCACCACGGTACAGTTGCGCACGACGAGGTCCACAGTCATTGCCGGGAGTTGCCGAGCGCGGCGCATATAGCTTCTGTTGGGCGGTGGGCGCAGAGGCCGCGTTCCCGCACGACAGTTGCCTCGAATCCCACGGGCGCTCGAACGTGTCGACTCGGCCTCTCGATTCCCCGCGGGCCGTCGAACCCGAAGCGTCTCGATGAGGAAGCCAACCCGGTGATGAGGCCGGCTCGGTAGCGAATGACTAGCGCGTAGGGACCGAATACGGTGGGGTACGGGTGCTATACTAAACGGCGGGGAGGTGGGACGGAGAGTAGATGGATTCGCCAGCGATTCGTGACAAGACGGTGCTCGTGACCGGTGGAGCGGGCTTCATCGGCAGTCACCTCGTTGAGGCCCTGGCCCCGCACAACGAGGTCCGGATACTCGACAACTTCTCGTCGGGCGACCGGACGAACCTCCCCGAGAACGTGACGATCGTCGAGGGAGATATCCGCGATCCGATCGCCCTGCAGCAGGCAGCACGCGGCGTGGACATCATCTTCCACCACGCCGCCGTCGTCAGCGTCTCCCGCAGCGTCGACGCCCCCCGCCAAAGCAACGAGACGAATCTCGACGCGAGTTTGCTCGTCTTAGAGCAGGCCCGCCAGGAGGACGCACGGGTCGTCGTCGCCTCGAGCGCGGCGGTCTACGGCCATCCGGACGAGCTCCCGGTCTCGGAGACGGCGTCGACCGAGCCGTCGTCTCCGTACGGCATTCAAAAGCTCGCGCTCGATCAGTACACCCGACTCTACGAGGATCTGTACGGTCTCGAGACGGTGGCCCTGCGGTACTTCAACGCCTACGGGCCGCGCCAGCAGGGCCCCTACAGCGGCGTCATCTCGACGTTTCTCGAGCAGGCGCAAGCGGACGAGCCGATTACGATCGAAGGCGACGGCGAGCAGACTCGCGATTTCGTCCACGTGAGCGACATCGTCTGGGCGAACCTGTACGCGGCCACCACCGACGATGTCGGTGAAGCGTACAACATCGGGACAGGGACCCGGACGCCGATCGAGGAGTTAGCCGAGACGATCCGAGACGCGACCGACTCGTTGTCGTCGATCGTTCATCGCGACCCCCGTCCCGGAGACATCAGACACAGCGGGGCGGATATCACCAGAGCAAAACGTACGCTCGGGTTCGAGCCGCGAGTGAGCCTCGAGTGTGGGATTCAGTCACTCGTCGACGGAACGCCGCTCACACCGGTCGACGGGGACACCGAGTCCGTTCTGGGGTCGACGACGAGCGGTCGCTAACACCCGCACGATCGTTCGTCCGATCGTATGACGGCTGTATGAGCAGTATAACACTCGTTTTGGAGCGTCGGAGAGAATGAGGGCCATCGAGAGCCGATCCGGGACGGCAGAGCCACAGTCGATATCGCACAGGGATAAAATAACCGAAGAGTGTCTCGAAAACCGACTTCTGAAGCCGTATAACGCGGTTTTGATGAGTGTAGGTGAAAGATAACTAACGGTATCCACGGCCTCAAGGAGACGTATGATCGAAAGCCTCGTCGTATTCGCAGTGAGCCTACTCATCGGCGCTATCGGCATCTACGCCGGTGCAAAGGTGATCGTCGACTCCGAAGATTATACGTACGCACTCGTCACAGCCCTGTTAGGGGCGATCATCTGGGGCGTCGTCGGGTTCTTCTTCGGTTGGATCCCGCTGCTCGGACCGCTCCTAGTCTTCGTCGCCTACCTCGCGATCATCAACGCCCGGTATCCGGGCGGTTGGGTCGACGCGGCCGCGATCACGATCGTCGCCTGGCTCTCCGTCCTGATCGTGCTCTACGTCCTCGCCCTCGTCGGTGTGACCGGATTCGACGCCGTCGGCGTGCCGGGCGTCTGACGTGAGCGACGGCCAGACACGCCGCTGACGAGTCGAACGCTCGACAAAACCATTCTTACGGCCTCCGTGACGAGAGCAACGCGTGAGTACTCGCGACCGAAAAGCAGCTTCGACCCCGGTCTCGGTCCGCGTGTGACTTTCTACTCGAGTCGAGCAGGACCGTCATCATATTCTGGGCTGCACGCAGATACAACGCATCGATAGCAGCCATCACTCGGACTTGATAGCCCTCGAATTCGCCGAGCAGTTCGCTCGTTCGCGAGGGATCGATTGGACTACTGCTGTCTCCGAACCCGCCCGCAGTCGGATGGGACCGGCTCCAGAGATGGCGAACCGTCTCGCTGTCCTCCACTCGGGTTATCCGGCGGACTGCCACTCAATGACCGCCGACGACAGTCACGACTGGCGGTGCCACAACAGAGTTGATCCACAACAGCAACGACAGCCGCGACCCACACACCACTGACAGAATCGCTCTCGGCCGCCACGACCGCCCCGTTGACGGCGACAAAGTGAACGGATTTCGAGAGACTCACGAAAGTATTTACTTACCGACTAAATCGAGTGGAATTCGAGCTAGTCATTGCGAACGTCCGACCGAGTTTATTCGAAC contains the following coding sequences:
- a CDS encoding quinone-dependent dihydroorotate dehydrogenase, encoding MTLYSRVRPLAFKLPAETAHDLGKRTLRTAQSTWPTRTALSAVYQYEHPALEVDLFDTTFPNPVGVAAGFDKNAEVTHALEALGFGFVEIGTVTPYPQSGNDRPRLFRLQEDEAMVNRMGFNGQGMERVKSRLETDGTPGFPLGVNIGKMNSSNEREAIEDYRRVFDRLSPFADYVVVNVSCPNTPDEFDEASPDHLREIFETLEAENDADVPMLVKIGPDEPEESVLDLVDIIQEFDLDGIVATNTSTSREGLESPNREEWGGLSGNPLQDRSTDVIRTIAEYTDGNLPIVGVGGVDSPGSAYEKILAGASLVQLYTGFVYEGPATAKRINQGLVQLLERDGFASVEDAVGAGLD
- the allB gene encoding allantoinase AllB; translation: MTVDLVVRNCTVVTPAGRTPNSGVAVEDGEIVAVGRSDRLPDADRIVDGDGNVLVPGIVDCHIHNREPGLEYKEDWESATRAAAAGGVTTVVGMPNTDPVIDRPEHLELKFERGEASAHVDFQSYVVVTSENLDLIPAIDEAGALGYKIFLGSTVGDVPPPNDGEILEAMEKIRETGKRLGFHEENGEIIDHYTEQFQAEGRNDPIDHSHSRPVIAEREAVERMITFAEETGAKIHMYHVSSGSAAEAVARGKDRGVDVTAETTPHYLWFTEEVMREKGNPARIQPPIRNAEEREKLWEVGIDDGAIDCIATDHAPHTPEEKKVDDPFGNTWEAISGFVGLETEVPVMLSFVDQGRLTLEEWVRRHSTRPAQIWGMYPQKGSLQVGTDADFTVVDPDREWSLEESDELHSKNCVTPFVGESFTGNVVSTVVRGEVVYEDGDVVGESGYGTRVDVD
- a CDS encoding NAD-dependent epimerase/dehydratase family protein — its product is MDSPAIRDKTVLVTGGAGFIGSHLVEALAPHNEVRILDNFSSGDRTNLPENVTIVEGDIRDPIALQQAARGVDIIFHHAAVVSVSRSVDAPRQSNETNLDASLLVLEQARQEDARVVVASSAAVYGHPDELPVSETASTEPSSPYGIQKLALDQYTRLYEDLYGLETVALRYFNAYGPRQQGPYSGVISTFLEQAQADEPITIEGDGEQTRDFVHVSDIVWANLYAATTDDVGEAYNIGTGTRTPIEELAETIRDATDSLSSIVHRDPRPGDIRHSGADITRAKRTLGFEPRVSLECGIQSLVDGTPLTPVDGDTESVLGSTTSGR